From the Lolium rigidum isolate FL_2022 chromosome 2, APGP_CSIRO_Lrig_0.1, whole genome shotgun sequence genome, one window contains:
- the LOC124687413 gene encoding tRNA pseudouridine synthase A-like isoform X1, with product MAAASPPPSPPHPKRPKMSSSSDPDPEPTSLSAAGADPGQARRRYKRRKVAILLAYLGAGYQGMQKNPGARTIEGDLEEALYQAGAVPEAERAAPARYEWARAARTDKGVSAAAQVVSGRFYVDPPGFIERLNAKLAPQIRAFGYVRVTNSFSAKKFCDRRRYVYLLPMLALDPSAHPDREAVKASAGSGNELAKCLECSERGRKVPDIMGREGKLPNPEEEKVLDASGGETVPAHGEVGSNGSAISVSASSGNGTAAQNAEPGSNGAEKFDIEQAGSTFHSEALPTNTSETICSDSTAGSVSVAASVVAEKEHNSEPVVSEEENVQAMDIQKGNGEESPQSTFAYTNEVKEKFSRILKHYVGTRNFHNFTTRTKAEDPAAKRFIISFTADRVVSLDGIDFVRCEVVGQSFMLHQIRKMVGLAVAVMRNCAPESIYDVAFRKDIRLNVPTAPEVGLHLDECMFTSYNMKWKDTHEAVSIEPYAEDAEDFKIKYIFPHIAAMEHKEGAVALWLHSLNSRNYPDFRYMETTGSEARVGAGVGNTEEALVPAVAGIDNMDKAQDPVVAGVENIEEAQDPVVAGVEKVEEAPVPIDNYEAQRSH from the exons atggccgccgcctcgccgccgccctccccgccCCATCCGAAGCGGCCCAAgatgtcctcctcctccgaccccGACCCCGAGCCCACCTCGCTCTCCGCCGCCGGCGCGGATCCCGGGCAGGCTCGCCGCCGCTACAAGCGCCGCAAGGTGGCCATCCTCCTGGCCTACCTCGGCGCGGGATACCAGGGTATGCAGAAGAATCCGGGCGCCCGCACCATCGAGGGCGATCTCGAGGAGGCGCTCTACCAGGCGGGCGCCGTCCCCGAAGCCGAGCGTGCCGCGCCCGCCCGGTACGAGTGGGCACGCGCCGCGCGCACCGACAAGGGCGTGAGCGCCGCGGCGCAAGTTGTCTCCGGCCGCTTCTACGTCGACCCGCCGGGATTCATCGAGCGCCTAAATGCCAAGCTCGCGCCACAGATCCGGGCCTTCGGCTATGTGCGCGTCACCAACTCGTTCAGCGCCAAGAAGTTCTGCGACCGCCGGAGGTATGTGTATCTGCTCCCCATGTTGGCGCTCGACCCCAGCGCCCACCCCGACCGCGAGGCTGTCAAGGCGAGCGCGGGGAGTGGCAACGAACTTGCCAAGTGCTTGGAGTGCTCGGAGAGGGGCAGGAAGGTGCCAGATATTATGGGCCGGGAGGGGAAGTTGCCCAACCCTGAGGAGGAGAAGGTTCTTGATGCTTCGGGAGGGGAAACTGTGCCAGCTCATGGAGAAGTAGGATCAAACGGGAGTGCAATTTCTGTTTCAGCTAGCTCTGGTAATGGAACAGCAGCTCAGAATGCTGAACCTGGATCAAATGGTGCAGAAAAGTTTGATATTGAACAAGCTGGCAGTACTTTCCATTCCGAAGCTTTACCAACCAACACCAGTGAGACTATCTGTTCTGATTCGACCGCAGGTTCAGTCAGTGTTGCTGCTTCAGTTGTAGCTGAGAAGGAGCATAATTCTGAGCCTGTGGTCAGTGAGGAGGAGAATGTGCAAGCTATGGATATTCAGAAGGGAAATGGAGAAGAAAGTCCCCAAAGCACATTTGCTTACACTAATGAAGTGAAAGAGAAGTTTAGTAGGATCCTCAAGCATTATGTTGGAACCCGCAATTTCCACAACTTCACTACAAGAACTAAGGCTGAGGATCCTGCAGCCAAGAGGTTCATCATTTCATTCACTGCTGATCGTGTTGTTAGCCTTGATGGGATTGATTTTGTCAGATGCGAGGTTGTCGGGCAGAGTTTCATGCTTCATCAAATCCGGAAGATGGTAGGCCTTGCTGTAGCAGTGATGAGGAACTGTGCACCCGAGTCAATATATGATGTAGCATTCCGCAA GGATATCAGACTTAATGTGCCTACTGCACCTGAGGTTGGACTGCACCTAGATGAATGTATGTTCACCTCATATAACATGAAATGGAAGGATACACATGAGGCAGTTTCAATTGAACCCTATGCTGAGGATGCTgaagatttcaagatcaagtacaTATTCCCTCATATTGCTGCAATGGAACACAAGGAGGGAGCTGTAGCTCTCTGGTTGCACTCATTGAACAGCAGGAACTATCCAGATTTCCGCTACATGGAGACCACTGGATCTGAGGCGAGGGTTGGGGCTGGAGTTGGGAATACGGAAGAAGCACTAGTTCCAGCTGTGGCTGGAATTGATAACATGGATAAAGCACAAGATCCAGTTGTGGCTGGAGTTGAGAATATTGAAGAAGCTCAAGATCCAGTTGTGGCTGGAGTTGAGAAGGTGGAAGAAGCACCAGTGCCAATTGATAAT TATGAAGCACAGAGATCTCACTGA
- the LOC124687413 gene encoding tRNA pseudouridine synthase A-like isoform X2, translating to MAAASPPPSPPHPKRPKMSSSSDPDPEPTSLSAAGADPGQARRRYKRRKVAILLAYLGAGYQGMQKNPGARTIEGDLEEALYQAGAVPEAERAAPARYEWARAARTDKGVSAAAQVVSGRFYVDPPGFIERLNAKLAPQIRAFGYVRVTNSFSAKKFCDRRRYVYLLPMLALDPSAHPDREAVKASAGSGNELAKCLECSERGRKVPDIMGREGKLPNPEEEKVLDASGGETVPAHGEVGSNGSAISVSASSGNGTAAQNAEPGSNGAEKFDIEQAGSTFHSEALPTNTSETICSDSTAGSVSVAASVVAEKEHNSEPVVSEEENVQAMDIQKGNGEESPQSTFAYTNEVKEKFSRILKHYVGTRNFHNFTTRTKAEDPAAKRFIISFTADRVVSLDGIDFVRCEVVGQSFMLHQIRKMVGLAVAVMRNCAPESIYDVAFRKDIRLNVPTAPEVGLHLDECMFTSYNMKWKDTHEAVSIEPYAEDAEDFKIKYIFPHIAAMEHKEGAVALWLHSLNSRNYPDFRYMETTGSEARVGAGVGNTEEALVPAVAGIDNMDKAQDPVVAGVENIEEAQDPVVAGVEKVEEAPVPIDN from the exons atggccgccgcctcgccgccgccctccccgccCCATCCGAAGCGGCCCAAgatgtcctcctcctccgaccccGACCCCGAGCCCACCTCGCTCTCCGCCGCCGGCGCGGATCCCGGGCAGGCTCGCCGCCGCTACAAGCGCCGCAAGGTGGCCATCCTCCTGGCCTACCTCGGCGCGGGATACCAGGGTATGCAGAAGAATCCGGGCGCCCGCACCATCGAGGGCGATCTCGAGGAGGCGCTCTACCAGGCGGGCGCCGTCCCCGAAGCCGAGCGTGCCGCGCCCGCCCGGTACGAGTGGGCACGCGCCGCGCGCACCGACAAGGGCGTGAGCGCCGCGGCGCAAGTTGTCTCCGGCCGCTTCTACGTCGACCCGCCGGGATTCATCGAGCGCCTAAATGCCAAGCTCGCGCCACAGATCCGGGCCTTCGGCTATGTGCGCGTCACCAACTCGTTCAGCGCCAAGAAGTTCTGCGACCGCCGGAGGTATGTGTATCTGCTCCCCATGTTGGCGCTCGACCCCAGCGCCCACCCCGACCGCGAGGCTGTCAAGGCGAGCGCGGGGAGTGGCAACGAACTTGCCAAGTGCTTGGAGTGCTCGGAGAGGGGCAGGAAGGTGCCAGATATTATGGGCCGGGAGGGGAAGTTGCCCAACCCTGAGGAGGAGAAGGTTCTTGATGCTTCGGGAGGGGAAACTGTGCCAGCTCATGGAGAAGTAGGATCAAACGGGAGTGCAATTTCTGTTTCAGCTAGCTCTGGTAATGGAACAGCAGCTCAGAATGCTGAACCTGGATCAAATGGTGCAGAAAAGTTTGATATTGAACAAGCTGGCAGTACTTTCCATTCCGAAGCTTTACCAACCAACACCAGTGAGACTATCTGTTCTGATTCGACCGCAGGTTCAGTCAGTGTTGCTGCTTCAGTTGTAGCTGAGAAGGAGCATAATTCTGAGCCTGTGGTCAGTGAGGAGGAGAATGTGCAAGCTATGGATATTCAGAAGGGAAATGGAGAAGAAAGTCCCCAAAGCACATTTGCTTACACTAATGAAGTGAAAGAGAAGTTTAGTAGGATCCTCAAGCATTATGTTGGAACCCGCAATTTCCACAACTTCACTACAAGAACTAAGGCTGAGGATCCTGCAGCCAAGAGGTTCATCATTTCATTCACTGCTGATCGTGTTGTTAGCCTTGATGGGATTGATTTTGTCAGATGCGAGGTTGTCGGGCAGAGTTTCATGCTTCATCAAATCCGGAAGATGGTAGGCCTTGCTGTAGCAGTGATGAGGAACTGTGCACCCGAGTCAATATATGATGTAGCATTCCGCAA GGATATCAGACTTAATGTGCCTACTGCACCTGAGGTTGGACTGCACCTAGATGAATGTATGTTCACCTCATATAACATGAAATGGAAGGATACACATGAGGCAGTTTCAATTGAACCCTATGCTGAGGATGCTgaagatttcaagatcaagtacaTATTCCCTCATATTGCTGCAATGGAACACAAGGAGGGAGCTGTAGCTCTCTGGTTGCACTCATTGAACAGCAGGAACTATCCAGATTTCCGCTACATGGAGACCACTGGATCTGAGGCGAGGGTTGGGGCTGGAGTTGGGAATACGGAAGAAGCACTAGTTCCAGCTGTGGCTGGAATTGATAACATGGATAAAGCACAAGATCCAGTTGTGGCTGGAGTTGAGAATATTGAAGAAGCTCAAGATCCAGTTGTGGCTGGAGTTGAGAAGGTGGAAGAAGCACCAGTGCCAATTGATAAT TAG